The proteins below come from a single Alphaproteobacteria bacterium genomic window:
- a CDS encoding ADP-forming succinate--CoA ligase subunit beta, whose protein sequence is MNIHEYQAKELLNTYNVPVLKNGIVDDLGQVETIAQELGGPVWVVKAQIHAGGRGQGCGVKVVRSLEDVKEQARNILGMTLVTHQTGPDGQLVRTLMIEQGCDIDRELYFSMLVDRDCQCITLIVSSEGGMDIEEVAKKTPEKVVKIAIDPLTGPKGFHVLKCAAVLGISKEGHKALQEFITNCYRLFVEKDASLLEINPLVIDKQGNLVALDAKMSFDDNALYRHPDIMKYRDLTEEDPAEVKASEFGLSYVKLDGNIGCMVNGAGLAMATMDIIKYHGGSPANFLDVGGGATFDVVNEAFKIILADTDVEGVLVNIFGGIMKCDIIAEAIVAVGSKINLTVPVVVRLEGTNVEQGKKILNDSSLPLLTAHSLDEAAQKIVHAVQKGGQ, encoded by the coding sequence ATGAATATTCATGAATACCAAGCCAAAGAACTTCTCAACACCTATAACGTTCCTGTTTTAAAAAATGGCATCGTTGATGATTTAGGTCAGGTTGAAACCATCGCCCAAGAATTGGGTGGCCCCGTGTGGGTGGTGAAAGCCCAAATCCATGCCGGTGGTCGCGGTCAAGGCTGTGGCGTAAAAGTAGTACGCTCACTTGAAGACGTTAAAGAACAGGCCCGAAACATCTTGGGCATGACCCTGGTCACTCACCAAACCGGTCCGGATGGACAGCTTGTTCGCACCCTTATGATTGAGCAAGGATGTGATATTGACCGCGAACTCTATTTCAGTATGTTGGTTGATCGCGACTGTCAGTGTATTACCCTCATTGTCTCTTCTGAAGGGGGCATGGACATTGAGGAAGTTGCCAAAAAAACACCGGAAAAAGTTGTTAAAATTGCCATTGATCCCCTCACCGGCCCCAAAGGATTTCATGTTTTAAAATGTGCTGCTGTTTTGGGTATTTCTAAAGAAGGCCACAAAGCACTCCAAGAGTTCATTACGAATTGCTATCGATTGTTTGTTGAAAAAGATGCCAGCCTTCTTGAAATCAATCCCCTGGTTATTGACAAGCAAGGCAACCTTGTTGCTCTTGATGCTAAAATGAGCTTTGATGATAATGCTCTTTATCGCCATCCTGACATCATGAAATATCGCGATCTGACAGAAGAAGATCCAGCAGAAGTTAAAGCCAGTGAATTCGGCCTCAGTTATGTCAAATTAGACGGCAACATTGGATGTATGGTGAACGGCGCCGGACTGGCGATGGCCACCATGGATATCATCAAATATCATGGTGGATCACCGGCAAATTTTTTAGATGTCGGCGGCGGGGCAACGTTTGATGTTGTCAATGAAGCTTTCAAAATTATTTTGGCGGATACAGATGTTGAAGGGGTGTTGGTCAATATTTTTGGGGGGATCATGAAATGCGATATCATCGCAGAAGCCATTGTTGCCGTTGGCTCAAAAATTAACTTAACGGTTCCTGTGGTCGTACGCCTAGAAGGCACCAATGTCGAACAAGGTAAAAAAATTCTGAACGATTCTTCTTTGCCTCTTCTTACTGCACATTCACTCGACGAAGCGGCTCAAAAAATTGTTCATGCCGTTCAAAAAGGAGGGCAATAA
- the mdh gene encoding malate dehydrogenase, which translates to MTRKIGLVGAGNIGGTIALLAAQKKLGDVVLIDIAPGMPQGKALDLCQMGAAEGFEPVITGSNNMADLHGCDVVIITAGLPRQPGMSRDDLLKTNADIIGKIAAEVKQHCPQAFVIVVTNPLDAMVWHFQQISGLPAHQVVGMAGILDSSRFRLFLAQELATSIENVSATVLGGHGDTMVPLLRHSFVGGITLENLVAEGRLSKRRLDEIVERTRKGGGEIVELLKKGSAFYAPAASAIQMAESYLLDLKRQLPCAAHLTGQYGINDLYVGVPIIIGARGVEKIIEYSLNQEEQTMLNQSPQAVRDLVQTLTNLCA; encoded by the coding sequence ATGACACGTAAAATTGGTTTGGTTGGTGCTGGTAATATTGGGGGAACGATTGCTCTCTTGGCAGCTCAAAAAAAGTTAGGCGATGTTGTTCTGATTGATATTGCGCCTGGAATGCCCCAAGGAAAAGCTTTGGATCTCTGTCAGATGGGTGCTGCAGAAGGTTTTGAGCCCGTCATCACAGGTTCCAATAATATGGCTGATCTGCATGGCTGTGACGTTGTAATCATCACAGCCGGCCTCCCCCGCCAACCAGGAATGAGCCGCGATGATTTGCTCAAGACCAACGCTGACATTATTGGTAAAATCGCTGCAGAAGTTAAACAACACTGTCCCCAGGCGTTTGTAATTGTTGTAACCAATCCTTTGGATGCCATGGTTTGGCATTTTCAACAAATCAGTGGCCTCCCCGCTCATCAAGTTGTTGGGATGGCAGGCATCCTTGACAGTTCTCGTTTCAGACTATTCCTGGCACAAGAGTTGGCGACGTCCATCGAAAATGTCTCTGCCACTGTTTTGGGCGGTCATGGGGATACCATGGTTCCCCTCCTACGACACTCTTTTGTCGGGGGCATCACTTTAGAAAACTTGGTTGCAGAAGGCCGTCTTTCAAAAAGGAGGCTTGATGAAATCGTTGAGCGTACCCGTAAGGGAGGCGGTGAAATTGTTGAACTGTTAAAAAAAGGATCAGCCTTTTATGCGCCTGCAGCCTCAGCCATCCAAATGGCAGAATCTTATTTGCTTGATCTCAAGCGCCAGCTTCCGTGTGCTGCTCACTTGACGGGTCAGTATGGCATCAATGATTTATACGTCGGCGTGCCTATTATCATTGGCGCCCGTGGGGTTGAAAAAATCATTGAATATTCCCTCAATCAAGAAGAACAAACTATGCTTAATCAGTCCCCCCAAGCGGTGCGCGATCTGGTTCAAACACTCACCAATTTATGCGCGTGA
- a CDS encoding ABC transporter ATP-binding protein, with product MQKLPKTLFPFLWHFLRRFKPTVTFFVLLAVMAGFWGPFNSILIKNIINLLPQIQNKDISVLLLPASLIVLNFIIFDVCTWRAITYIRGKFVPIIITRMISKTMDYVLGQSHQFFQDNLSGKISKQITNLADGSERIITSIASNFLRGISLLLTAFATAYFVNPIFCLILVTWFMFFASASILMSKKFVALSDATAAAESVVVGELIDTVSNQSNIRIFSKRAYENLRMIPFLDIQRQTYHNTYFYAFIMHSILGGLIAIMMAFSAYFLALLYSQNLVTVGDFALIFGLTMETGHMMWFTMSEVDEFNKAVGKCKQSLFSLMTPLEVQDKPNAKQLHCHKGQISFAKVKFHYKGTHPLFENKSVDINPGQKVGLVGYSGSGKTTFVNLVLRVFDVTDGAILIDGQDIRDVSQDSLHENIAMIPQDPSLFHRSLMDNIRYGRIDATDEEVIEASKKAHAHEFITRLPQGYKMLAGERGVKVSGGQRQRIAIARAILKNAPILILDEATSQLDSVTEALIQDSLLELIQNKTTLIIAHRLSTLLHMDRILVFDKGKIVEDGSHDELLKNGKLYNKLWDAQVGGLLGYGIKAKRLA from the coding sequence ATGCAGAAATTACCAAAAACACTTTTTCCATTCCTATGGCACTTCCTGCGCAGGTTTAAACCTACAGTAACTTTTTTTGTCTTACTCGCTGTTATGGCTGGATTTTGGGGCCCCTTTAATAGCATCTTAATTAAAAATATTATTAATCTTCTGCCGCAAATTCAAAATAAAGATATATCAGTTCTCTTGCTGCCTGCTAGCCTTATTGTTCTAAACTTTATAATATTTGATGTTTGTACCTGGCGAGCCATTACTTATATTCGCGGCAAGTTTGTTCCTATAATCATCACTCGAATGATAAGCAAGACAATGGATTATGTTCTTGGACAATCACATCAGTTTTTTCAAGATAATTTATCAGGAAAAATATCAAAACAGATTACTAATTTAGCAGATGGTAGCGAGCGGATCATTACCTCTATTGCCTCTAATTTTTTGAGAGGAATATCCCTTCTCCTGACAGCATTTGCAACGGCCTACTTTGTGAATCCAATATTTTGTCTGATATTAGTTACGTGGTTCATGTTTTTTGCAAGCGCAAGCATTCTAATGTCAAAAAAATTTGTCGCTCTATCTGATGCAACCGCTGCGGCAGAATCCGTGGTTGTTGGTGAATTAATTGATACAGTATCAAACCAAAGTAATATCAGGATTTTTTCTAAAAGAGCTTATGAAAACTTAAGAATGATACCCTTTTTAGATATCCAGCGGCAAACGTATCATAATACTTATTTTTATGCTTTTATTATGCACTCCATTCTGGGAGGGCTGATCGCCATAATGATGGCGTTTTCTGCTTATTTTTTGGCACTTCTGTATAGTCAAAACTTAGTAACTGTTGGTGATTTTGCGTTAATCTTTGGTCTGACGATGGAAACAGGCCATATGATGTGGTTTACAATGTCAGAGGTCGATGAATTTAATAAAGCAGTTGGAAAGTGCAAGCAAAGTTTGTTTTCCCTAATGACGCCTCTAGAAGTTCAAGACAAACCCAATGCAAAACAGCTTCACTGTCATAAAGGCCAAATTTCTTTTGCCAAGGTTAAGTTTCACTATAAAGGCACTCATCCCCTTTTCGAAAATAAATCCGTTGATATTAACCCTGGTCAAAAAGTAGGACTTGTTGGCTATTCTGGTAGTGGCAAAACTACTTTCGTCAACTTGGTATTACGCGTTTTTGATGTGACGGATGGTGCGATTCTCATTGATGGGCAGGATATCCGTGACGTTAGCCAAGATTCCTTGCATGAAAATATTGCGATGATCCCGCAAGACCCAAGTCTTTTTCACAGAAGTCTCATGGATAATATTCGGTATGGTCGGATTGATGCAACTGATGAAGAGGTCATAGAGGCTTCAAAAAAAGCGCATGCACATGAGTTTATTACAAGGCTACCCCAAGGTTATAAGATGCTGGCTGGTGAGCGTGGTGTGAAAGTTTCTGGGGGACAACGTCAACGTATCGCAATAGCAAGAGCAATACTTAAAAATGCACCCATACTTATCCTTGATGAAGCAACTTCACAATTGGATTCAGTGACCGAAGCTTTAATTCAAGATAGCCTTTTGGAATTAATACAAAATAAAACAACACTTATTATTGCTCACCGATTATCAACTTTACTTCACATGGACCGAATTCTGGTTTTTGATAAAGGTAAGATTGTTGAAGATGGTTCTCACGATGAGCTGCTGAAAAATGGAAAATTATATAACAAGCTTTGGGATGCTCAAGTAGGTGGACTTTTAGGCTATGGGATAAAAGCCAAGAGGCTGGCTTAA
- a CDS encoding peptidase S24, translating to MIINFPQKSSEPSVAKVYKVDSVTDYPLVLYSSPVYAGSPSISEDFTEGTLDLNKHLVKNPSKTFIVRVSGDSMRDANIHPEDLLIVDSSLRAVNGNIIVAAINGELTVKRLCTNNQTIFLMPENSGYAGIEITKDMNFVIWGVVTNVVHNVQ from the coding sequence ATGATTATTAATTTTCCTCAAAAATCATCCGAGCCGAGTGTTGCAAAGGTTTATAAAGTTGATTCTGTTACGGACTATCCTCTGGTTCTTTATTCTTCACCGGTATATGCCGGATCACCGTCTATTTCAGAGGATTTTACCGAAGGCACACTTGATCTAAACAAACACCTTGTTAAAAACCCAAGTAAAACTTTTATTGTGCGCGTTAGTGGTGATTCCATGCGTGACGCCAATATTCACCCAGAAGACTTGCTGATTGTTGACTCATCTCTTCGGGCTGTGAATGGCAATATTATTGTTGCGGCAATCAACGGTGAATTGACTGTTAAAAGACTGTGCACCAACAACCAAACGATTTTCCTGATGCCTGAGAACTCTGGCTATGCTGGCATTGAAATTACCAAAGATATGAATTTTGTTATTTGGGGTGTGGTCACCAATGTTGTTCATAACGTTCAGTAA
- a CDS encoding ABC transporter ATP-binding protein, with translation MDESNSFHKRLNRYLNVGLSASGLAGQYAWGKAFKGSTHDQAFAEALYQFFGQLRGPIVKIAQLVAMIPDLLPPEYTEKLLKLQSQAPPMNKLFVRRRMRQELGLNWQDSFLSFDETAVSAASLGQVHKATHLNGQELACKLQYPDMAAIVGADLEQLKLFFSLYQKWNPGLDHSNIFQEIKDHLLEELDYQKEAKNLSLFKTFFSQDSAVQIPSVHSVLSTSKLLTMDWRSGRSLKNLSEKEDLNQIAKNLFHAWYTPFYKAGILHGDPHMGNYQVDKQGAIILYDFGCVRVFEPSFITSSILLYRALMTENKEMECEAYRE, from the coding sequence ATGGATGAATCCAACTCGTTTCACAAACGTCTGAATCGATATCTAAATGTAGGCCTCTCTGCTTCTGGTCTTGCTGGCCAGTATGCCTGGGGGAAAGCCTTTAAAGGGTCAACGCATGATCAAGCATTTGCAGAAGCCCTCTACCAATTTTTCGGGCAACTACGGGGGCCCATAGTTAAGATCGCCCAATTGGTTGCAATGATCCCCGACCTTCTGCCGCCAGAATACACTGAAAAATTACTAAAGCTTCAGTCACAAGCCCCGCCAATGAATAAGCTTTTTGTGCGCCGGCGTATGCGTCAAGAATTAGGGTTAAATTGGCAAGACAGCTTTCTTTCTTTCGATGAAACTGCTGTCTCTGCCGCTTCTCTGGGACAAGTCCATAAAGCCACGCACCTCAATGGGCAAGAGTTGGCTTGTAAACTACAATATCCAGATATGGCCGCCATTGTTGGCGCAGACCTTGAACAACTCAAACTCTTTTTCTCATTGTATCAAAAGTGGAATCCTGGGCTAGATCACAGCAACATCTTTCAGGAAATTAAAGATCACTTACTCGAAGAATTAGACTATCAAAAAGAAGCCAAAAACCTCTCTCTTTTCAAAACGTTTTTCAGTCAAGATTCCGCCGTTCAGATCCCGTCTGTGCACAGCGTGCTATCAACAAGTAAACTTCTGACCATGGACTGGCGTTCAGGTAGATCTCTGAAAAATCTATCAGAAAAAGAAGATTTGAATCAGATTGCCAAAAACTTGTTTCATGCGTGGTATACCCCCTTCTACAAAGCCGGAATATTGCACGGTGACCCTCACATGGGTAATTATCAGGTGGATAAGCAAGGTGCTATTATTCTCTATGATTTTGGCTGTGTTCGTGTTTTTGAACCATCCTTTATTACCAGTAGCATCCTGCTGTATCGTGCTTTGATGACGGAAAATAAAGAAATGGAGTGCGAAGCATATAGAGAGTGA
- a CDS encoding oligoendopeptidase F, translating to MAQPTSLPEWNLSSLYQSMEDPQIEADLNQTRTLIETFTTAYRGKVSSLSSSSLLTCLEAYQDIVALIRKLSCYGTLIYRQGMTDSQRSGLNQKIQETITDISQEMVFFSLEINQIEDDTLAGMFEQEAKLKALKPWFDDLRSFRPYQLSEQQERLLHLLNPFANENWERLHNESLATLTFTYLDRTDVTISEVMHDFSAPERETRQAANQAFSREIKKILPVNCLALNTIVKQKAVIDEMRGFNKPIQSRNLANLVEDDVVDALINTVQKNYQNLSHRYYQLKAKILGYQQMPYWERSAPLKFGAEKTYSWEEACQLVWTAYDSFSPELSTIVQKFYDNKWIDAALRPGKDNGAFSMQTVPGSNPFILVNFKGSVRDVATLAHELGHGVHQYLSESQGILLMDTPLTVAETASVFGEMLTFKSMYQSSTDANMKKSLLASKIEDMLNTVIRQIAFCDFEKRVHDLRKKQELAPTDFAEIWHHVQKDSLGDAVQTDDPEYSPYWSYVSHFYHTPFYVYAYSFGDCLVNALYACYEQGHPNFKEKYLDLLKAGGSKRYDELLAPFNLNPKDPTFWQLGLDLVGKLIDQFEDLVQKDG from the coding sequence ATGGCGCAACCGACTTCTTTACCAGAATGGAATCTATCAAGCCTGTACCAATCCATGGAAGATCCACAAATAGAAGCTGATCTAAATCAAACCCGCACCCTCATTGAAACCTTCACAACTGCCTATCGTGGCAAAGTTTCATCTTTATCATCCAGCTCTCTCCTGACGTGCCTTGAAGCTTATCAAGATATTGTCGCTCTCATTCGAAAACTATCCTGCTACGGAACACTTATTTACCGCCAAGGCATGACAGACAGCCAAAGGTCAGGACTCAATCAAAAAATTCAAGAAACCATCACCGACATCAGTCAAGAGATGGTTTTCTTTTCTTTGGAAATCAATCAAATCGAAGATGACACCCTGGCAGGAATGTTTGAACAAGAAGCAAAGCTTAAAGCGCTTAAGCCATGGTTTGACGATTTACGGTCATTCCGGCCTTACCAACTTTCAGAACAACAAGAGCGCTTGCTTCATCTTCTCAATCCCTTCGCCAATGAAAATTGGGAACGTTTGCATAACGAATCCCTTGCAACCTTAACGTTCACTTATCTTGATCGCACAGATGTCACCATTTCAGAAGTGATGCATGATTTTAGCGCGCCTGAACGGGAAACCCGACAAGCAGCCAATCAGGCTTTTTCTAGGGAAATTAAAAAAATTCTTCCTGTTAATTGCCTAGCCCTTAACACCATTGTTAAGCAAAAAGCCGTCATCGATGAAATGCGAGGCTTTAACAAACCCATTCAATCTCGCAATCTGGCCAACTTAGTTGAGGATGACGTGGTTGATGCGTTGATCAACACTGTTCAAAAAAACTATCAAAATTTATCCCATCGATATTATCAACTCAAAGCCAAGATTCTTGGATATCAGCAAATGCCCTATTGGGAACGCTCGGCGCCTCTGAAGTTTGGTGCTGAGAAAACCTACAGTTGGGAGGAAGCATGCCAGCTTGTTTGGACAGCGTATGATTCCTTCTCACCAGAGCTTTCAACGATTGTTCAAAAATTCTATGACAATAAGTGGATTGATGCGGCCCTCAGACCAGGAAAAGATAACGGCGCCTTTTCCATGCAAACAGTGCCTGGTTCAAACCCATTTATATTGGTTAATTTCAAAGGATCTGTCCGGGATGTCGCAACACTTGCCCATGAGCTTGGTCATGGCGTCCATCAATATCTCTCTGAATCCCAAGGCATTCTTTTGATGGACACACCGCTTACGGTTGCTGAAACCGCTTCCGTTTTTGGTGAAATGCTTACCTTTAAGTCCATGTATCAATCATCAACGGATGCCAATATGAAAAAATCATTACTGGCAAGCAAAATCGAAGACATGCTCAATACAGTCATTCGTCAAATTGCCTTTTGTGACTTTGAGAAACGTGTGCACGATTTACGTAAAAAGCAAGAACTTGCCCCCACTGACTTTGCAGAAATTTGGCACCACGTCCAAAAAGACTCTCTGGGTGATGCTGTTCAAACGGATGATCCAGAATACAGCCCCTACTGGAGCTATGTTTCACACTTCTATCACACCCCGTTTTATGTCTATGCCTACTCCTTTGGGGATTGTCTCGTCAATGCTCTTTACGCTTGTTACGAGCAAGGTCACCCTAACTTTAAAGAGAAATATCTAGACCTTCTCAAAGCGGGCGGATCGAAGAGATATGATGAGCTATTAGCCCCGTTCAACCTAAATCCTAAAGATCCAACTTTCTGGCAATTAGGGTTAGATTTGGTTGGTAAATTGATTGATCAGTTTGAGGATCTTGTTCAAAAAGATGGATGA
- a CDS encoding tRNA-specific adenosine deaminase produces the protein MNLAIEQAIQASKKGEVPIGAVVCLASGDVIGAGHNETETTNDPSAHAEVVALRRACQKFSRPRLDGCLLFTTLEPCAMCADIIAKTRIQTVYLGALDPKGGALFQGPKLYTHPTCFHKPEVNTDYILPECGQMLSDFFRKKRKKKDVNIPCT, from the coding sequence ATGAATCTTGCCATTGAACAAGCTATTCAAGCATCCAAAAAAGGAGAGGTCCCCATCGGGGCGGTGGTTTGCCTGGCATCTGGAGATGTGATCGGGGCAGGGCATAACGAAACCGAAACAACCAATGATCCGAGTGCCCATGCCGAAGTGGTGGCGCTAAGGCGCGCTTGCCAAAAATTTAGCAGGCCGCGCTTGGATGGCTGCTTGCTTTTCACAACCCTTGAACCATGTGCCATGTGTGCGGATATCATTGCTAAAACGCGCATTCAAACGGTTTATTTGGGGGCTTTAGATCCCAAGGGGGGCGCTTTGTTTCAAGGGCCAAAACTTTATACCCACCCAACATGCTTTCATAAACCTGAGGTGAATACAGACTATATTCTCCCTGAGTGTGGACAAATGCTTTCTGATTTCTTCAGGAAAAAACGTAAGAAAAAAGATGTTAATATCCCTTGCACATAG
- a CDS encoding YihA family ribosome biogenesis GTP-binding protein, with translation MYQHLRHGSTSLLHAVSRSLKTAEKSKKIAPMPDTKSLSLPPWAESYFNGTATFVKGCVQPSHFPPALHPEVAFIGRSNVGKSSLINALLNRKSLARTSNTPGRTREINYFFLTPPQKIKEELSSPHAPLADGLYIVDLPGYGYAKHQKDFGEQWKKLCSAYLSSRENLRRVYVLVDSRHGLKESDHQMAQFLDHWGVSYQFILTKSDKLSSAKQQAIKDHVHNEVVKKGKMIAAYPEILQISSTKKRGFDALKQAIVTSSI, from the coding sequence ATGTACCAACATCTTAGGCATGGCTCAACAAGCCTACTTCATGCGGTCTCCAGATCTCTCAAAACCGCAGAAAAAAGTAAGAAAATAGCGCCCATGCCTGATACAAAGTCCCTGTCATTGCCCCCCTGGGCAGAGAGTTATTTCAATGGCACAGCGACTTTTGTTAAGGGGTGCGTGCAACCCAGCCATTTCCCCCCAGCCCTTCATCCTGAAGTTGCTTTTATTGGTCGCTCAAACGTTGGAAAGTCGTCTCTGATCAATGCGCTTCTCAATCGCAAAAGCCTTGCGCGGACCTCAAACACCCCAGGCAGAACAAGAGAAATTAATTACTTTTTTCTCACCCCCCCTCAAAAGATAAAAGAAGAGTTATCATCACCACACGCTCCTCTAGCAGATGGTCTTTACATTGTTGACTTGCCCGGATATGGCTATGCCAAACATCAGAAAGACTTTGGAGAGCAGTGGAAAAAACTGTGTTCGGCATATCTCTCCTCTCGTGAAAACCTCCGCCGCGTCTATGTTTTGGTGGATAGCCGTCATGGTCTAAAAGAAAGCGATCATCAGATGGCTCAATTTCTAGATCATTGGGGCGTCAGCTATCAATTTATTCTCACAAAATCAGACAAACTCTCAAGCGCCAAGCAACAAGCAATCAAAGATCACGTTCATAATGAAGTTGTCAAAAAAGGTAAAATGATCGCAGCCTATCCAGAAATTCTTCAGATTAGCTCAACCAAGAAACGCGGGTTTGACGCCCTCAAGCAAGCAATCGTCACATCAAGCATTTAA
- a CDS encoding membrane protein insertase YidC yields MNGDDNKNLFLAIVLCLVILFVFQYFFPSTSVEGPKEPTTTQTHSSSQSPVDLPDQPQQPAKEVSTPKFFARRIEIKTAKLSGSLTTHGGRIDDLILTHYKETNQPDSKPIRILSPSHSSQPYYAEFGWTSAQTDLDDLPTADTNWHTEDTRLTPEAPITLSWTNKNGVVFEKVISVDENYVFTIVERVKNTSATPLNLYNYGLLIRSGTPPVSSFFISYEGPLGYLDGKKHQNDYKNLIKEKKISYTTQSGWLGYSDKYWLGALIPDQNVVIKANMIGSEKNNQNRYQLDYVLPLQTVAPGQTHETTNHFYAGPKKLGLLDAYEKTLNIPHFDLAVDFGWFYFITKPIFYILTFFHNWVGNFGIAIILLTIAMNVLFFPLARSSYRSMAKMKALQPEIQKLKELYPDDKMKQQQEMMALFKKHKTNPASGCLPQLIKAPVFFALYKVIFISIEMRHAPFFGWIHDLSDADPTNIFTLFGLISWDPPSFMHFGLLPLLMGGTMFLQQRLNPQPMDDNQKVIFTLMPVMFTFFMAGFPTGVLLYWTCTNILGMAQQAYFMRSPDLSKPQKKVRK; encoded by the coding sequence ATGAACGGCGATGACAACAAAAATTTATTTTTAGCGATTGTTTTATGTTTGGTGATCTTATTTGTTTTTCAATATTTCTTCCCCTCCACCTCCGTTGAAGGGCCCAAAGAGCCCACCACAACCCAAACTCACTCTTCTTCCCAAAGCCCTGTCGATCTCCCAGACCAACCTCAACAGCCCGCCAAGGAAGTCAGCACACCAAAATTCTTCGCTAGACGCATTGAAATTAAAACAGCTAAGTTATCAGGGTCCTTAACCACCCACGGTGGTCGCATCGATGATTTGATTCTCACCCACTATAAAGAAACAAACCAGCCAGACTCCAAGCCCATTCGCATCCTCAGCCCTTCGCATTCAAGTCAACCGTACTATGCAGAGTTTGGATGGACGTCAGCGCAAACAGATTTGGATGACCTCCCCACTGCCGATACCAATTGGCACACAGAGGATACCCGCCTAACGCCAGAAGCACCCATCACCCTCTCCTGGACTAATAAAAACGGTGTTGTTTTTGAAAAGGTCATCTCAGTGGATGAAAACTACGTCTTCACCATTGTAGAGCGCGTTAAAAACACCTCTGCCACACCCCTCAACCTCTACAACTATGGCCTTCTCATCCGTTCAGGCACGCCCCCCGTTTCAAGTTTCTTTATCTCATACGAAGGGCCACTGGGCTATCTTGATGGTAAAAAACACCAAAATGATTATAAAAATTTAATTAAAGAGAAAAAAATCAGTTACACAACCCAATCGGGCTGGCTTGGCTACAGTGATAAATACTGGTTGGGCGCGCTGATTCCGGATCAAAATGTTGTCATTAAAGCCAACATGATTGGCTCCGAGAAAAACAATCAGAATCGGTACCAGCTGGATTATGTTCTGCCCCTTCAAACGGTGGCTCCTGGTCAAACCCATGAAACAACCAATCATTTTTATGCCGGCCCTAAAAAACTTGGTCTGCTAGACGCTTATGAAAAAACTTTAAACATTCCTCATTTTGATCTAGCCGTTGATTTTGGTTGGTTCTACTTTATCACCAAGCCTATTTTTTACATTCTTACCTTCTTTCATAACTGGGTTGGTAATTTTGGGATTGCCATTATTCTTCTCACCATTGCGATGAATGTTTTATTTTTCCCGCTTGCAAGATCAAGCTATCGCTCCATGGCCAAAATGAAAGCGCTGCAACCTGAAATTCAAAAGCTTAAAGAACTGTATCCCGATGATAAAATGAAGCAGCAACAAGAGATGATGGCTTTATTTAAAAAGCATAAGACCAACCCTGCCTCAGGCTGTTTGCCACAATTGATTAAAGCGCCGGTGTTCTTTGCCCTCTACAAAGTCATCTTCATCTCTATTGAAATGCGTCATGCGCCTTTCTTTGGCTGGATTCATGACTTATCAGACGCAGATCCCACCAATATCTTCACCCTCTTTGGTCTGATTTCTTGGGATCCACCCTCGTTCATGCATTTTGGTCTTCTCCCACTTCTTATGGGGGGAACCATGTTCTTGCAACAACGTCTGAACCCCCAGCCTATGGATGACAATCAAAAGGTTATTTTCACCCTGATGCCGGTTATGTTCACTTTTTTCATGGCTGGCTTCCCAACAGGCGTTCTCTTGTATTGGACATGTACCAACATCTTAGGCATGGCTCAACAAGCCTACTTCATGCGGTCTCCAGATCTCTCAAAACCGCAGAAAAAAGTAAGAAAATAG
- a CDS encoding membrane protein insertion efficiency factor YidD, with amino-acid sequence MRWIALFLIRCYKQGISPLLGCNVCRFHPSCSEYSRQAFKAFAPVKAFKLTCKRILKCHPWHIVGLDPLPIDEIKDKK; translated from the coding sequence ATTCGTTGGATTGCTCTTTTTTTAATTCGCTGCTACAAACAGGGTATAAGTCCCCTTTTGGGCTGTAATGTCTGTCGCTTTCACCCAAGTTGTTCAGAATACAGCCGACAGGCTTTCAAGGCCTTTGCGCCCGTAAAAGCTTTTAAGTTAACGTGCAAAAGAATTTTAAAGTGTCATCCGTGGCACATAGTCGGGCTAGATCCGCTACCAATTGACGAGATAAAGGATAAAAAATGA